The nucleotide sequence GATGTCACAGCACGCAAACAGACTGAGGAAGCTTTGCGCAAGAGTGAGGAACGATTCAGGGTTGCGCAAGAAATATCTCCCGACGGATTCACCATACTTCATCCCGTACGTAACGAAACAGGTGAGATTATTGACTTTACCTTTGTTTATGAAAATCAAGCCGTTGCACGTTTTAACCAAACAGATACTCAAAAGGTAATCGGCAAAAGACTTCTAGATCTTTTCCCGGCCCATAGCGAAACCTCTTTTTACGAAACATATAAGCATGTAGCCAACACAGGAAACTCTCAAATATTGGAAGATGTCAATGTTGGAGAGGTAGCTTCTAGGCCGATATGGCTGCGACTGGTAGTCGTTTCGATGGGTGAAGATATTGCCATCGCTGCTCAGGATATCACCGAACGAAAAAAAGCAGAAGAAAAGCTACTCTACCTTAGTAATCACGACCATCTTACAGGATTATACAATAGACGTTTCTTTGAAATTATGTTAAATAATTTAGACACAAAAGAGAATCTTCCATTATCAATTATTATGTGCGATGTCAACGGACTAAAGTTGGTCAACGATTCATTTGGACACGATTCGGGAGATGCCCTTCTTAAAAAAGCTGCAGAGACAATCAAGAAGTCATGTCGAGAAAAAGATTTTATTGCCAGAATTGGCGGAGATGAATTCGCTATTTTATTACCTAAGACCTCAGCGCAGGAAAGCTCAGAAATTGCAAACCACATAAATAAAATGGCCTTTAAAGAGAAGGTTTCGAATGTTGAGTTGTCCATCTCCTCTGGATATGATACCAAAACAACAGATAAGCAATCACTTATCGAAATCATTGCAAACGCCGAAAACCATATGTACAGACACAAACTGTATGAGCGTTCGAGTATTAGAAGCAAAACAATCGACCTTATAATGAACACATTATTTGAGAAAAGCAAGCGAGAGGCTGCCCATTCAAATAGAGTGGGCAGTATTTGCCAAGCAATTGCATCTAAGATGAACCTGGATAAGGATGCTATAAATCAGATGAAAATAGCTGGGTTAATTCATGATATTGGGAAAATAGGCATAGATGAAAAAATACTGAATAAGCCGGGGAATCTAACTATCGATGAAAAAAGCGAAATTGAAAGACACCCTGAGATAGGTTGGAGGTTGCTCAGCTCTACAAATGAATTTTCGGAGTTGGCGCAATTTGTACTTAATCATCATGAAAAATGGGACGGAAGCGGGTATCCGAATGGACTCAAAGGCGAAGCAATACAGCTTGGAGCAAGGATAATAGCTGTTGCTGACGCTTATGATGCAATGACCAGCGATAGAAGTTATCGAAAAGGATTGAGCAAAGAGGAAGCCATTAAAGAGCTGACGAGATGTTCAGGATCGCAGTTTGACCCAAATATCGTAAAAGTGTTCGTGAATCGGGTGTTGCCATTTATTGGTGTTATAGACATATGAGAAGTTTTTGCAATATGAGCACTGCAGAAAATGCACCCATACAGATTTTTAGGTACCTCGTTATATTTTCTGTATCACCCTTTTATCCAAAGCTGTCTTTAATCAGCAAATTGCTATCTTTTTTAAAACGGAAAAAAAATAGGCAGAAATAAAATAATGAATATAGCAGTTATGAGCTGTACCGGTGCTCCTACTCGCATAAAATCCATAAATTTATATTTTCCGGCAGCCATGACCATGGCATTAGGCGGTGTAGCCACGGGTGTTGCAAAAGCCATGCTGGCTGCAAATGCCACGGCCATAACCATTGGATAAGGACTTACCACCAAATTCTGAGATGTCATGATGGCAACGGGGTATAACAGCACAGCTGTGGCAGTATTGCTTATAAACTGGCTAAATACCGATGCTATAATATAAAGTCCAGCCATTACTGCCAAAGGCCCAACATCCCCTAGACCAGCAACCAGTCTTTCAGAAATATACTCAATCCCCCCTGTCTTTTCAAGAGCAGTAGCCATTGGAAGCATACACGCTATAAGAATGATTGTATGCCAGTTTATAGAACGGTATGCGTGATCCGTCTGCCGTACGCAGCGGGTAAATACTATGATAAGGGCAGTCATTATTACGGTTATGACAGTTGGCAGCACTTCAAAAACCATCATAAATATCATCCATATAAGAATTAGCCCTGCCAAAAAAGATCTGCCAGGATGAGGGAGGGCAGCTGCAGGTTTTCTGACATGGCTCAACACAACCGTATCTCTCTTTTCCTCATGCAATAGGTTGATATCCTTCCACTCTCCATACACAAGCATTGTATCGCCATACAAAAGCATCTCGTTTTGATCGGGACGTCTTGCATCTTTGTATTGATGCTTAAGGGCTAATATCGTTAAATCGTATTTATCCCTAAAACGAATGTCTTCTATGGACTGATTAATAAACGCTGACTGGGGCGTCAATATAACTTCCGCCAATCTAGCTTTCTCAAGCATAAAATCTCCAGAGTCGTTTTCCTCAGTAATTTCAACACCCTTATCTTCAATCAGCTTGTAAATGGCTTCTTTGTGACCATATACGATAAGATAATCACCTGATTTTGGTGAATAGTCGGCTCCTGGCAAAAATCGCAGAGTGGACTTAGGAAGAAGGAACTGTTTCTTTGCAGGCTTTCTGATTACCTCAAGTACCGTGATATTGTAGACAGATCTCCATTTTATGTCCCTAAGAGTCTTCCCCTCATCTTCAAATCCTTCAGGTATATTGATATGATGGATATATTGGCTTATGTTGTATTCCTTCAAAAGATCGATATCTTCAGATTGATTGGCGCTATGAGCATCATTTTCATGTGGCCTATCCAGCATTTTGCGACCTATAAACCAAAGGTAAGTGATGCCCACTACAAGAACAATGGCACCTATTGCTGTAAATGAAACAAATTTAAGTGAATCATATCCGTAATCTACCAGCGTCTGACTGGCTAGAAGGTTTGGGGCTGTCCCTATAAGGGTTAATGTCCCACCCATGCTGCTGGTAAAGGCTAAAGGCATAAGCAACTTTCCAGGATGTATTTGCATCTTTCGGCAAAAGCTGACTACCATGGGTATAAAGATGGCTATAGTCCCTGTGTTGCTAATAAAACCGCTAAGCAGTGCAACCAGAAGCATCATAAATATGGTCATTTTAAATTCACTATTCCCAGTGTGCTTTACCAACAAATTGCCGGCTCTTTCTGCAAGACCTGTTTGAAAAATGCCTTCACCCACCACAAATAGTGCGGCAATCATAATGACCACGCTGTTGGCAAATCCTGACAACGCCTCTTGTACCGTTAGAAGTCCGGTAAGATAAAGTGCCATCAATGATGACAAGGCCACCATATCCGAGCGAAAGCGTGGTGTAAGAAAACACAGGATGGTTAAAGCCAAAATAATAAAAACCAGTTGAATATCCGTAAGCATATGTATCATCTCCCCCAAATAAACCAAATGGATGGTTCTAACAATGAATCATCTTGCGATTTCTATTTATACTCTTGAATTCTCTAGTTTAATTGATATTATCATTTTAACAACTGCTACATAGGGCGTCAAACGAGTTTTAAGCCAGTATTATTTATAACTTAAAGAATCGAAAGCCAAGACGTCAACCGCTGTAACATAGACCTGAGCTTATCACGTCAATCCCCCATTATTAAATCATCCTATCCGCAGATTCTAGATTTTACCGAGATCAAATCATCATAAGAAATTCAACCAAATAATAAATACTCCAGGCACATAGTCTGAAGCTATGACATCCTATATGTAACAGGTATTACTCAATGTCTAGCTTTTATGCTAATATTTATAAAACAGAGGATAAATATTAAATCTATAAAAATAGCGTGAAAGGACGTTTTAATTATGAAGACATCTGCATTATTCAAACAGAAAAGAGTTTTATCATTTGAAGTGTTTCCTCCTAAACAAAGCGGTTCCGTCGAAAGCTTTTATTCCACAGTTGAGGAATTAAAAGACTTAGCACCGGATTTTATAAGCGTTACCTCTGGTGCAGGCGGAAGTGAGAATAACACCGAAACTCTTGAAATCGCATCCACTATAAAAAATAAATACGGAATTGAAAGCGTCGTACATCTTCCGGGTATCAATCTAGATAAAAAAGAAGCTTTGAAAGTTTTAGATGATTTAAAGAACGCCGGCATTGAAAATATCCTGGCTTTAAGGGGTGATGAAAACCCCACCTTCACTCCCAAGAATGATTTTAAGCATGCAAGTGATTTGATATCCTTCATAGAAGATAATGGTGATTTCAATATAATAGCAGCTTGTTATCCTGAAAATCACTTGGAATGTCCGACTGCAATTGAAGATATCCACAATCTAAAATACAAGGTGGATGCAGGTACCAATCAGCTTATAACACAATTATTTTTTGACAACAGCTATTTTTATGACTTTAGAGAGCGCGCAGCCATTGCCGGCATAGATGTTCCAATTGAGGCAGGCATCATGCCTGTAGTAAACAAGAGACAGATTGAACGCATGGTCAGCCTTTGCGGAGTTGATCTGCCTAAAAAATTTCTATCCATCATCAACACCTTCGAAAATAATCCAGAAGCACTTCTAGAAGCCGGTATAGCCTACGCAGTTGACCAAATCGTCGATTTAACAGCCAATGGAGTTGACGGCATTCACCTATACACGATGAACAACCCATATATTACCCGTAGAATCTACGAGTCTATAAGTACATTGCTCACATCATGAGCCAAGCCTCTGTTTGTTAAAGCAGAGGCTTGATTCTTTTGTTTATTTCATATTTTCATTATATCCATAATCACAGATTACTCTTTCGAGCATAGTTACATATTCACGCGCCAATCGGCTCAGATGCGATTTTTCGTTGGCGATCCAGCCTATGCGCATCCGCTCATCTGTTGCAAGGGGCACAGATGCAATATCGTCCCCATTTAAATCCCGGCTTAGAAACCCTGAACTAATCGTATATCCATTTAATCCGATAAGAAGGTTAAATAGCGTAGCCCGGTCGCTTACATGGATTATTTTCTTTCTGGGCACAGTGCTTAGGATCTCTTCTGAAAAATAAAATGAGTTGTACTCTCCCTGTTCGAATGCCAGAAAAGGATATTCATTTAAATCTTCAAGAGTAACTAGGGTGTTTGTTGCAAGTGGGTGTTTGGAGCTTATGAATACGTGGGGTTCAGCTTCAAAAAGCAGAGTAAATGCCAGGTGGTTTTCCTTAAGCATTTTAGTAATGACTTTTTCATTAAAATCGCTGAAGTATAATATCCCGATTTCACTTCGCAAATTTTTGACATCTTCAATAATTTCATAAGTTCTTGTTTCGCGAAGAGTGAATTCATACTCATCTACATCTAAACCCAAAAGCAATTCTACAAAGGCATTTACTGCAAAAGCATAATGCTGAGTGGATATCGAACAGAGTCTTCTTGAAGGCTTTTTTCCCATATATCTCTGTTCCATAAGCTCGGTCTGTTCTATGATCTGACGTGCATAAGAAAGAAATTCCGTGCCTTCGGCAGATAAGCTTATGCCTTTTGACGTCCGAAAAAATATCTCAAGCCCCAATTCTCTTTCAAGTTCCTTGACAGCACTCGATAGGCTGGGCTGTGTTATAAAAAGCTGCTTAGCAGCTTCGGTAATCGAGCCGCATTCGACAATTTTGATTATATATTTAAGTTGCTGCAGTGTCATCAAATCACCTTCGTCATAGTTTTTTTCAATAATTATAAGCTAAAACCTCGCATTAATCAATGGAATTTACCAGCATGGCAAAACAAAAATAGATACTTCCCAACAATATCCATATTATTGCAATAATTTATTTTATGTTTTCTTATAAATTTAAAGATTAATATGTTAATCACACAACTGAAGAAAACGGATGCTGTATCACACCCGTAATGTTTTGCTGACTATTAGTTGCATAGTGTCCCTTCTATTTCTTTCACCAAGATCCACCAGTGGATTGTAACCAGTTTAAAAGTCATCCGTACTATCTTCTTTTTAAAGAAATACCAAAGGCTATAGCCTGTAAACTGCAAGTCAGTATCTTGGAAAGTGTATTTATTTCTTTTTACTTTTTGTAAGTGGTGTCCCCTATTTTTCTAATGCTTTCGAAATAACTTTTCTTCATCCTTTATAACAAGACCTGGAATATTTATTCTAATAGCATTACAGTAAATAAATCCACCAATAAGGGCACCTGTTATTGGTCCTACGATAGGTACCCAAAAGTAATTGTTTGGTCCTGGCAAACCTATGCTTCCCCAACCTGCTAATGCCGTAAACAACTTTGGTCCTAAATCTCTAGCAGGATTCATAGCAAACCCTGTTAATGGTCCAAAGGAAGCCCCTATGATTGCAATAGTCAATCCAATTAAAACTCCTGCAAAGGGCGCATATTTTCCGTTAGGTGCATTAGGATTTTTATTATCTGTTACAGCCAAAATTACCATTAATAAAAATGCAGTAATGACAACTTCTATAAAGAAGGCTTGACCATTACCTACATAGGATTGTGGATAAGTTGAAAAAATCCCCGCAGTCTGCAGACTCTCTAGACTTCCCCTTACGTTTCCCATTTCTTGTTCAAATACTATAAATGCTCCTCTGTACATATTATAAACTAAAGCTGCACCAGTAAAGGCTCCCGCAATCTGTGCAAGAATATAAGGAACTACTTTATTCCAAGAGAATCCTCTAAAGACCGCTAGTGCTATAGTGACTGCTGGATTAATATGAGTCCCAGATACAGCACCAGTTATATAAATTGCCATGGTTACTCCAAGACCCCAAATAATGCTAATCTCCCATTGGGTGTAAGATGCACCGGTTAAGACTAAACCTGCTACACATCCTGCACCAATAAATATTAAAATCAATGTTCCTATAAACTCTGCAAGTAGCTCCCCTAATAAAATCTTTTTCATCGAAGTTCCCCCTTTTTAAAATAAAGTACCATAAGCGTTTGCAAAACGCCACACCCCTTATAAATAAAGAGTTATTTCATGCATAAAAAATATAACTCCTCACCAGATCGTAATAAAATTGAATTACCTAGAAACAAATTTCTGCGATAATCCCTGCTCTGAATCTTTTTAATTGGTTACAGTTCTTTTAGCCGATAAAATCAACCAACATCAGTACATGCGAAGCTTAAAACCACTTACTTCGTAGTCTTTAGGAATCATTTTTTTAGTCACGAGTTTCGCAATTATTTACCAAGTACCAATTATCAGCAGCTGTAATAGTGGTCGTCCCCTTCATATCAAAGTGGACGACCTTTTTTTGCAAGACAAACTACATTGCAGCTTTAAAGATATCAATTATATCTTTCTCCGTACCTGTAATAGG is from Alkalibacter saccharofermentans DSM 14828 and encodes:
- a CDS encoding SLC13 family permease gives rise to the protein MLTDIQLVFIILALTILCFLTPRFRSDMVALSSLMALYLTGLLTVQEALSGFANSVVIMIAALFVVGEGIFQTGLAERAGNLLVKHTGNSEFKMTIFMMLLVALLSGFISNTGTIAIFIPMVVSFCRKMQIHPGKLLMPLAFTSSMGGTLTLIGTAPNLLASQTLVDYGYDSLKFVSFTAIGAIVLVVGITYLWFIGRKMLDRPHENDAHSANQSEDIDLLKEYNISQYIHHINIPEGFEDEGKTLRDIKWRSVYNITVLEVIRKPAKKQFLLPKSTLRFLPGADYSPKSGDYLIVYGHKEAIYKLIEDKGVEITEENDSGDFMLEKARLAEVILTPQSAFINQSIEDIRFRDKYDLTILALKHQYKDARRPDQNEMLLYGDTMLVYGEWKDINLLHEEKRDTVVLSHVRKPAAALPHPGRSFLAGLILIWMIFMMVFEVLPTVITVIMTALIIVFTRCVRQTDHAYRSINWHTIILIACMLPMATALEKTGGIEYISERLVAGLGDVGPLAVMAGLYIIASVFSQFISNTATAVLLYPVAIMTSQNLVVSPYPMVMAVAFAASMAFATPVATPPNAMVMAAGKYKFMDFMRVGAPVQLITAIFIILFLPIFFPF
- the metF gene encoding methylenetetrahydrofolate reductase [NAD(P)H], with protein sequence MKTSALFKQKRVLSFEVFPPKQSGSVESFYSTVEELKDLAPDFISVTSGAGGSENNTETLEIASTIKNKYGIESVVHLPGINLDKKEALKVLDDLKNAGIENILALRGDENPTFTPKNDFKHASDLISFIEDNGDFNIIAACYPENHLECPTAIEDIHNLKYKVDAGTNQLITQLFFDNSYFYDFRERAAIAGIDVPIEAGIMPVVNKRQIERMVSLCGVDLPKKFLSIINTFENNPEALLEAGIAYAVDQIVDLTANGVDGIHLYTMNNPYITRRIYESISTLLTS
- a CDS encoding LysR family transcriptional regulator translates to MTLQQLKYIIKIVECGSITEAAKQLFITQPSLSSAVKELERELGLEIFFRTSKGISLSAEGTEFLSYARQIIEQTELMEQRYMGKKPSRRLCSISTQHYAFAVNAFVELLLGLDVDEYEFTLRETRTYEIIEDVKNLRSEIGILYFSDFNEKVITKMLKENHLAFTLLFEAEPHVFISSKHPLATNTLVTLEDLNEYPFLAFEQGEYNSFYFSEEILSTVPRKKIIHVSDRATLFNLLIGLNGYTISSGFLSRDLNGDDIASVPLATDERMRIGWIANEKSHLSRLAREYVTMLERVICDYGYNENMK
- a CDS encoding MIP/aquaporin family protein; this translates as MKKILLGELLAEFIGTLILIFIGAGCVAGLVLTGASYTQWEISIIWGLGVTMAIYITGAVSGTHINPAVTIALAVFRGFSWNKVVPYILAQIAGAFTGAALVYNMYRGAFIVFEQEMGNVRGSLESLQTAGIFSTYPQSYVGNGQAFFIEVVITAFLLMVILAVTDNKNPNAPNGKYAPFAGVLIGLTIAIIGASFGPLTGFAMNPARDLGPKLFTALAGWGSIGLPGPNNYFWVPIVGPITGALIGGFIYCNAIRINIPGLVIKDEEKLFRKH